A single region of the Deinococcus multiflagellatus genome encodes:
- the fabF gene encoding beta-ketoacyl-ACP synthase II, whose translation MGVSGLKRVVITGVGPVTPIGVGAQAFAQAQRAGKSGIGRITRFDPADVASKIAGEVNDDLSAYVDPREARKLDRYVQLALAAAALAVQDSGLSPEELRGEGTGTLIGSGIGGVKTFEDQAQVLHTRGAGRISPMFIPMQIANMASGHVAMQYGATGPSSTVVTACATGTGAIGDAARYIQLGLADTMIAGGSEAAITPIAIGGFSNMKALSTRNDEPELASRPFSATRDGFVLGEGAAVVILEEYDKAVKRGATIYAEVVGYGTSADAHHITMPAPEGRGAQVAMRMALKTAGVNPEQVGYINAHGTSTYFNDLHETQGIKSVFGDHAYRLAVSSTKSMTGHLLGAAGAAEAIAVAQALKDGILPPTINLTDPDPELDLDYVPLHAREAQVDYALSNSFAFGGQNAALLFKRV comes from the coding sequence ATGGGCGTTTCAGGACTCAAACGGGTGGTGATCACAGGGGTGGGGCCGGTCACGCCCATCGGCGTGGGGGCGCAGGCCTTCGCGCAGGCGCAGCGCGCCGGCAAAAGCGGCATTGGGCGCATCACCCGCTTTGACCCGGCCGACGTGGCCAGCAAGATTGCGGGCGAGGTGAACGACGACCTTTCGGCGTATGTGGACCCGCGCGAGGCCCGCAAGCTGGACCGCTACGTGCAGCTGGCCCTGGCCGCCGCCGCGCTGGCTGTGCAGGACAGCGGCCTGAGCCCCGAGGAACTGCGCGGTGAAGGCACGGGCACCCTGATTGGCAGCGGGATTGGCGGGGTGAAAACCTTCGAGGATCAGGCGCAGGTGCTGCACACGCGGGGGGCAGGGCGGATCAGCCCCATGTTCATCCCGATGCAGATTGCGAACATGGCCTCGGGGCATGTGGCGATGCAGTACGGCGCCACCGGGCCCAGCAGCACGGTGGTCACCGCCTGCGCCACCGGCACCGGGGCGATTGGCGACGCCGCGCGCTACATCCAGCTGGGGCTGGCCGACACCATGATCGCCGGGGGCAGCGAGGCGGCCATTACGCCCATTGCCATCGGCGGCTTTTCCAACATGAAGGCGCTGTCCACCCGCAACGACGAGCCCGAACTCGCCAGCCGCCCCTTCTCCGCCACCCGCGACGGCTTTGTGCTGGGCGAGGGCGCGGCCGTGGTGATTCTGGAAGAGTACGACAAGGCCGTGAAGCGCGGCGCCACCATCTATGCCGAGGTGGTGGGCTACGGCACCAGCGCCGACGCCCACCACATCACCATGCCCGCCCCCGAGGGCCGGGGCGCCCAGGTCGCCATGCGCATGGCCCTGAAAACCGCCGGGGTCAACCCCGAGCAGGTGGGCTACATCAACGCCCACGGCACCAGCACCTATTTCAACGACCTGCACGAAACCCAGGGCATCAAGTCGGTGTTTGGGGACCACGCCTACCGGCTGGCGGTCAGCTCCACCAAGAGCATGACCGGGCACCTGCTGGGCGCCGCCGGCGCCGCCGAGGCCATCGCGGTGGCCCAGGCGCTGAAAGACGGCATTCTGCCCCCCACGATCAACCTCACCGACCCCGATCCCGAACTGGACCTGGATTACGTGCCCCTGCATGCCCGCGAAGCCCAGGTGGACTACGCCCTGAGCAACTCGTTTGCCTTCGGCGGCCAGAACGCCGCGCTGCTGTTCAAGAGGGTCTAG
- a CDS encoding ankyrin repeat domain-containing protein encodes MTERAPTDQEAALFLAIKTQDAELLRRLVRADPALLTVPSPMGVSPVLFATYYGRHEMARVLIEEGAPLNLFEAAAVGDGAAVRSALDAHPAQVHAFSPDGFSPLGLAAFFGRAEVAEALLSRGADVNAPSQNAMRVRPLHSAVAGGHAALARALVMAGADVNAAQQDDFTPLMAAAQNGDAELVAFLRGCGADAGATTAAGQRAADFAREEGHHELAEALASS; translated from the coding sequence ATGACCGAGCGCGCCCCCACCGACCAGGAAGCGGCCCTGTTCCTCGCCATCAAGACCCAGGACGCCGAGCTGCTGCGCCGCCTGGTGCGCGCCGACCCTGCCCTGCTGACGGTGCCCAGCCCCATGGGCGTCTCGCCCGTGCTGTTCGCCACCTACTACGGCCGGCACGAGATGGCGCGCGTGCTGATCGAGGAAGGCGCGCCCCTGAACCTGTTCGAGGCGGCGGCGGTGGGGGACGGGGCAGCGGTGCGCTCGGCGCTGGACGCCCACCCTGCGCAGGTGCATGCCTTCAGCCCCGACGGCTTTTCACCGCTGGGGCTGGCGGCGTTCTTTGGCCGCGCCGAGGTGGCCGAAGCCCTGCTCTCGCGCGGCGCAGATGTGAATGCGCCCAGCCAGAACGCCATGCGGGTGCGCCCGCTGCACTCGGCGGTGGCGGGCGGGCACGCCGCGCTGGCCCGCGCCCTGGTGATGGCCGGGGCCGACGTGAACGCCGCGCAACAGGACGACTTCACGCCCCTGATGGCCGCCGCGCAGAATGGCGACGCCGAACTGGTGGCCTTTCTGCGCGGCTGCGGCGCCGACGCCGGGGCCACCACCGCCGCTGGGCAGCGCGCCGCCGACTTTGCCCGCGAGGAGGGCCACCACGAACTGGCCGAGGCCCTGGCCAGTTCCTGA
- a CDS encoding acetyl-CoA C-acetyltransferase, with protein MSKPVIVAARRTPIGSFLGSLKDVSAADLGVAAARAVLDGVNGHDIADVIVGNVLQAGCGMNVARQIGIGAGLPHDVPGLTVNRVCGSGLQAVISAAQGIRAGDGDLYLAGGTESMSRAPYLLPRAREGYRLGHAQALDSILSDGLTDVFGGYHMGVTAEAIATQWNLSREEQDAFALESQTRAAAALDGNHFADELVSVEVPGKKGPTLFERDEYPRATTAEALAKLKPAFKKDGTVTAGNASGINDGAAMLLIASEDYAQANGLPVLAEIASYAAIGVDPAIMGIGPAKAVPVALKRAGLSVNDVDLFELNEAFAAQSLAVVRDLDADPAKVNVTGGAVALGHPIGASGARVLVTLVHQLRRLGKETGVASLCIGGGMGIAVVVRAC; from the coding sequence ATGAGCAAACCGGTGATTGTGGCGGCGCGGCGCACGCCGATTGGCAGCTTTCTGGGCAGCCTGAAAGACGTGTCGGCGGCCGATCTGGGGGTGGCGGCGGCCAGGGCGGTGCTGGACGGCGTGAACGGCCACGACATTGCCGACGTGATCGTGGGCAACGTGCTGCAGGCGGGCTGCGGCATGAATGTGGCGCGGCAGATCGGGATTGGGGCCGGACTGCCCCACGACGTGCCGGGGCTCACCGTCAACCGGGTGTGCGGCAGTGGCCTGCAGGCGGTGATCAGCGCGGCGCAGGGCATTCGGGCTGGCGACGGCGACCTGTATCTGGCAGGCGGGACCGAGAGCATGAGCCGCGCGCCCTACCTGCTGCCCCGCGCCCGCGAAGGCTACCGGCTGGGCCACGCCCAGGCCCTGGACTCCATCCTGTCGGACGGCCTGACCGATGTGTTCGGCGGCTACCACATGGGCGTCACGGCCGAGGCGATAGCCACCCAGTGGAACCTCAGCCGCGAGGAACAGGACGCCTTCGCCCTGGAGAGCCAGACCCGCGCCGCCGCCGCGCTAGACGGCAACCACTTTGCCGACGAACTGGTGAGCGTGGAGGTGCCGGGCAAGAAGGGCCCCACCCTGTTTGAGCGCGACGAATACCCCCGCGCCACCACCGCCGAGGCCCTGGCAAAGCTGAAGCCCGCCTTCAAGAAAGACGGCACCGTGACGGCCGGCAACGCCAGCGGCATCAACGACGGTGCCGCCATGCTGCTGATTGCCAGCGAGGATTACGCCCAGGCGAACGGCCTGCCGGTGCTGGCCGAAATCGCCAGCTACGCGGCCATTGGCGTGGACCCGGCGATCATGGGCATTGGCCCGGCCAAGGCGGTGCCGGTGGCCCTGAAGCGCGCCGGCCTGAGCGTGAATGACGTGGACCTGTTCGAGCTGAACGAGGCCTTTGCGGCCCAGTCCCTGGCCGTTGTGCGCGACCTGGACGCCGACCCTGCAAAGGTGAATGTGACGGGCGGCGCGGTGGCCCTGGGCCACCCGATTGGCGCCAGCGGCGCCCGCGTGCTGGTGACGCTGGTGCACCAGTTGCGCCGCCTGGGCAAGGAAACCGGCGTGGCCAGCCTGTGCATTGGCGGCGGTATGGGCATCGCCGTGGTGGTCCGCGCCTGCTAA
- a CDS encoding helix-turn-helix domain-containing protein gives MPVRVHLDRVLEARGMTLSELSSRVGITLANLSILKTGKARAVRFSTLDALCRALACQPGDLLAWEDGPPDTD, from the coding sequence ATGCCGGTTCGCGTTCACCTGGACCGCGTGCTTGAGGCGCGCGGCATGACCCTTTCCGAGCTCTCTAGCCGCGTGGGAATCACGCTGGCCAACCTCAGCATTCTGAAAACAGGCAAGGCGCGGGCAGTGCGCTTTTCGACCCTGGACGCCCTGTGCCGCGCCCTGGCCTGCCAGCCCGGCGACCTACTGGCCTGGGAGGACGGCCCGCCCGACACGGATTAG
- a CDS encoding DoxX family protein, with amino-acid sequence MTRPTPGILALAGLFVVAGALHFVAPKPFDRIVPPWVPLSPRAATLLSGAAEVLGGLGLLHPATRPAARWGLLALLVAVFPANIYMAQHPERFGVGPGVAWGRLPLQPLLMWAVWRAGRR; translated from the coding sequence ATGACGCGCCCCACCCCCGGCATCCTCGCCCTGGCTGGCCTGTTCGTGGTGGCCGGGGCGCTGCATTTTGTCGCGCCAAAGCCCTTTGACCGCATCGTGCCGCCGTGGGTGCCCCTGAGCCCGCGCGCAGCCACCCTGTTGAGCGGCGCTGCCGAGGTGCTGGGCGGCCTGGGTCTGCTGCACCCGGCCACGCGCCCGGCTGCCCGCTGGGGCTTGCTGGCGCTGCTGGTTGCAGTGTTTCCGGCCAACATTTACATGGCCCAGCACCCAGAACGGTTCGGCGTGGGCCCCGGGGTGGCCTGGGGCCGCCTGCCGCTGCAACCGCTGCTGATGTGGGCGGTGTGGCGGGCTGGGCGGCGCTAA
- a CDS encoding GNAT family N-acetyltransferase → MSPSPMLTIRPRTPADLPALAAALRAVHEAQGYPSLWPEDPQAFVAGHGTAWVALHAGQVAGQVILSPIPDPPPTWTGALTVPGPWLEVKRLFVTPRAQGQGAARALLAHAADQARQAGARAVLQVNERSAPAIALYDREGWQRLGTARGSWQEADGTVPTVLVYAAPA, encoded by the coding sequence ATGAGCCCCTCCCCCATGCTGACCATCCGCCCGCGCACCCCGGCGGACCTGCCGGCCCTGGCGGCGGCGCTGCGCGCTGTGCACGAGGCGCAGGGCTACCCGTCACTGTGGCCCGAAGACCCCCAGGCGTTCGTGGCTGGGCATGGGACGGCCTGGGTGGCGCTGCATGCCGGACAGGTGGCCGGGCAGGTCATCCTCTCCCCCATTCCCGACCCGCCGCCGACCTGGACGGGCGCGCTCACGGTGCCCGGGCCCTGGCTGGAGGTCAAACGGCTGTTCGTGACCCCGCGCGCCCAGGGACAGGGGGCCGCGCGCGCCCTGCTGGCCCACGCGGCTGATCAGGCGCGGCAGGCGGGCGCGCGGGCCGTGCTGCAGGTCAACGAACGCAGCGCGCCCGCGATTGCGCTGTACGACCGCGAGGGTTGGCAACGCCTGGGCACGGCGCGCGGCAGCTGGCAGGAGGCCGACGGCACCGTGCCCACCGTGCTGGTGTACGCGGCCCCGGCTTGA
- a CDS encoding metallophosphoesterase family protein, translating to MRVAVISDVHGNAFALEAVLREVERSAPDLIVNLGDQAEGSADPARALARQAELAANGALEVRGNNEEKLWPGGRRGPLTRAYGEWLEAHTPPGALARVAALPLSARMGDLYACHGTPASAWESLLWVWDHAGFYRARDPRELRALVEPLGAGVVLCGHTHRAGATRVGDTLVVNAGSVSDQVDGDPRARWAQLDRVGGQWSVIFHAVPYDIEAAVAWSCAHTPFGEGEARLLRTGTMDGRGDDG from the coding sequence ATGAGGGTGGCAGTGATCAGCGACGTGCACGGCAATGCCTTTGCCCTGGAAGCGGTGCTGCGCGAGGTGGAGAGAAGCGCGCCAGACCTGATCGTGAATCTGGGCGATCAGGCCGAGGGCAGCGCTGACCCCGCCCGCGCCCTGGCCCGGCAGGCCGAACTGGCTGCCAACGGCGCCCTGGAGGTGCGAGGCAACAACGAGGAGAAGCTGTGGCCCGGTGGTCGGCGCGGCCCGCTGACCCGCGCGTATGGCGAGTGGCTGGAGGCCCACACCCCGCCGGGAGCGCTGGCCCGGGTGGCGGCCCTGCCCCTCAGCGCCCGCATGGGCGACCTGTACGCCTGCCACGGCACGCCGGCCAGCGCCTGGGAGAGCCTGCTGTGGGTGTGGGACCACGCGGGGTTTTACCGCGCCCGCGACCCGCGCGAGTTGCGCGCGCTGGTCGAGCCGCTGGGGGCCGGCGTGGTGCTGTGCGGTCACACCCACCGCGCCGGGGCCACCCGGGTGGGCGACACGCTGGTGGTGAACGCCGGGTCCGTCAGCGATCAGGTGGACGGCGACCCCCGCGCCCGCTGGGCGCAGCTGGACCGGGTGGGAGGGCAGTGGAGCGTCATCTTCCACGCGGTGCCCTACGACATCGAGGCGGCGGTGGCGTGGTCCTGCGCCCACACGCCCTTTGGCGAAGGCGAAGCGAGGCTGCTGCGCACCGGCACGATGGACGGGCGCGGCGACGACGGCTGA
- a CDS encoding Bax inhibitor-1/YccA family protein, giving the protein MQTYPTTSARTTDLVRTFMARTYSWMAAGLALTAGVAYLTAQNEVLAYQVMNLRLPLLLAQLALVFVLSMFAQRLNSAVAGALFIAYAALTGLTFSALLMFYDASAVTAAFATTAGTFGLMSVAGFMIKKDLSAFARFFMFALIGLFVAMIVNLFVASGPLTLMISIVGVLLFAGLTAYDTQMLRNLALSGVQGEMAERAAINGALALYLDFINMFLFILRLFGASRD; this is encoded by the coding sequence ATGCAGACCTATCCCACCACTTCGGCCCGAACCACGGACCTTGTCCGCACGTTCATGGCCCGCACCTATTCCTGGATGGCGGCGGGGCTGGCCCTGACCGCTGGCGTGGCCTACCTGACCGCCCAGAATGAGGTGCTGGCCTACCAGGTCATGAACCTGCGCCTGCCGCTGCTGCTGGCGCAGCTGGCCCTGGTCTTTGTGCTCAGCATGTTCGCCCAGCGCCTGAACAGTGCCGTGGCGGGCGCCCTGTTCATCGCCTACGCGGCCCTCACTGGCCTGACCTTCTCGGCCCTGCTGATGTTCTACGACGCCAGCGCCGTCACGGCCGCCTTTGCCACCACCGCTGGCACCTTCGGCTTGATGAGCGTGGCGGGCTTCATGATCAAGAAGGACCTCAGCGCGTTTGCCCGCTTCTTTATGTTCGCCCTGATTGGCCTGTTTGTGGCGATGATCGTGAACCTGTTTGTGGCCAGCGGGCCGCTGACCCTGATGATCTCCATCGTGGGCGTGCTGCTGTTCGCGGGCCTCACCGCCTACGACACCCAGATGCTGCGCAACCTCGCCCTGAGCGGCGTGCAGGGCGAAATGGCCGAGCGCGCGGCGATCAACGGCGCCCTGGCGCTGTACCTGGACTTCATCAACATGTTCCTGTTCATCCTGCGCCTGTTTGGTGCCAGCCGCGACTGA
- the treY gene encoding malto-oligosyltrehalose synthase: MTKGGMMAAVMTEPAFTPHLPGSTYRLQLHAGFDFAAARRTLPYLARLGVTDVYLSPIWASTPGSTHGYDVTDHTQVNPELGGLAGLRRLSARARELGLGLIADFVPNHMGIQGGHNPYWEDVLKHGQASRYAHFFDISWQPLKRALEGKVLLPVLGDQYGRVLERGELHLSEDNGEFFLRYWERRLPLSPRSVALLLAALQDALRGSDPETLGELASIRRSVDHLPRSTEPSLSDEDRIIRAQEAQVMTRRLRALLERSAAVRRALIDTVAAINADHARLDRLVGEQNYRLAFWKVAAEEINYRRFFDINDLAALRMEDPRVFAWAHATLFELLREGVLQGVRLDHTDGLYDPAGYFRALQAGAAHALGQDPLITTRGEKALYVVAEKILEPGEALPRNWAVHGTTGYDFLAQLGGVFVDQSSEEDLSAIYRRFTGDRASYGEHLYRGKQLIQRLSLPGEVNVLAEHLERLSEADLRARDFTLSTLRQAIREVIATFPVYRTYVRETGEREAGDDAKIDHAIRDAAGHNRREGGALDPSVFEYLRAVLTLDAPDDTTRAAYAEFTLKFQQLTGPVTAKGAEDTAFYRYGRLVSLNEVGGDPALFGTPLSTFHAEAAARARHWPHAMLGGSTHDTKRGEDTRARIHVLSELAQTWAAYLSRWSPLIRGLETELDLGPAPTRLDTYVFLQNALGAYPLNGNLDGFAERLSAYMLKAAREAKLRTSWAAPDADYEAALDRLVRGLLDSGDFPASLRELHERVSPYGAQNSLSATLVRLTAPGVPDTYQGSEGWNQSLVDPDNRRPVDYAALARTLGRLERGGAGTDPARLLARYETGDVKVMVTHAALRARAERPELFRYGSYAALGGGRHVLGFVREHEGQRALTVAPRLTLSLTRERAPWALGGVWGNRQLTLPAGTYRNALTGERLRVRGDKTPLAKILEDFPLALLLSE, encoded by the coding sequence ATGACCAAAGGCGGCATGATGGCAGCCGTCATGACCGAACCCGCCTTCACGCCCCACCTGCCCGGCAGCACCTACCGCCTGCAGCTGCACGCTGGCTTCGATTTCGCGGCGGCCCGGCGCACGCTGCCCTACCTCGCGCGGCTGGGGGTCACCGATGTGTACCTCTCGCCCATCTGGGCCAGCACGCCGGGCTCGACCCACGGCTACGACGTGACCGACCACACTCAGGTGAACCCCGAACTGGGCGGGCTGGCGGGCCTGCGCCGCCTGTCGGCCCGCGCCCGCGAGCTGGGTCTGGGCCTGATTGCCGATTTCGTGCCCAACCACATGGGCATTCAGGGGGGCCATAACCCCTACTGGGAAGACGTGCTGAAACACGGGCAGGCCAGCCGCTACGCCCATTTCTTCGACATCTCCTGGCAGCCCCTGAAGCGCGCCCTGGAAGGCAAGGTGCTGCTGCCGGTGCTGGGCGACCAGTACGGGCGGGTGCTGGAACGCGGCGAACTGCATCTGAGTGAAGACAACGGCGAATTCTTCCTGCGCTACTGGGAGCGGCGTCTGCCCCTGTCGCCGCGCTCGGTGGCGCTGCTGCTGGCGGCCCTGCAGGACGCCCTGCGCGGCAGCGACCCCGAAACGCTGGGCGAACTCGCCAGCATCCGCCGCTCGGTGGACCATCTGCCGCGCAGCACGGAACCCAGCCTGTCGGATGAAGACCGCATTATTCGCGCCCAGGAAGCGCAGGTGATGACCCGGCGCCTGCGGGCCCTGCTGGAGCGCAGCGCGGCCGTACGCCGGGCCCTGATTGATACCGTGGCGGCCATCAACGCTGACCACGCGCGGCTGGACCGGCTGGTGGGCGAGCAGAATTACCGCCTCGCCTTCTGGAAGGTGGCGGCCGAGGAGATCAATTACCGGCGCTTTTTCGACATCAACGACCTCGCGGCGCTGCGCATGGAGGACCCGCGCGTGTTTGCCTGGGCCCACGCCACGCTGTTCGAGTTGCTGCGCGAAGGCGTGCTGCAGGGGGTGCGCCTGGACCACACCGACGGCCTGTACGACCCCGCCGGGTACTTCCGCGCGCTGCAGGCGGGCGCCGCGCACGCCCTGGGCCAGGACCCTCTGATCACCACCCGCGGCGAAAAGGCCCTGTACGTGGTGGCCGAGAAGATTCTGGAACCCGGCGAGGCATTGCCGCGCAACTGGGCCGTTCACGGCACCACCGGCTACGACTTTCTGGCGCAGCTGGGCGGCGTCTTTGTGGATCAGAGCAGCGAGGAGGACCTGAGCGCCATCTACCGCCGCTTTACCGGGGACCGCGCCAGTTACGGCGAGCACCTGTACCGGGGCAAGCAGCTGATTCAGCGCCTCAGCCTGCCCGGCGAGGTGAACGTGCTGGCCGAGCACCTGGAGCGCCTCTCGGAAGCGGACCTGCGGGCCCGGGACTTTACCCTCAGCACGCTGCGGCAGGCCATCCGCGAGGTGATTGCCACCTTTCCGGTGTACCGCACCTACGTGCGCGAAACTGGCGAGCGCGAGGCCGGCGACGACGCCAAGATTGACCACGCTATCCGCGACGCGGCCGGACACAACCGCCGCGAGGGGGGCGCGCTGGACCCCAGCGTGTTCGAGTACCTGCGCGCCGTACTCACCCTGGACGCCCCAGACGACACCACCCGCGCCGCCTACGCCGAGTTCACCCTGAAATTCCAGCAGCTCACCGGCCCCGTCACCGCCAAGGGGGCCGAGGACACCGCCTTTTACCGCTACGGCCGCCTGGTGTCGCTGAACGAGGTGGGCGGCGACCCCGCGCTGTTCGGCACGCCGCTCTCGACCTTTCACGCCGAGGCGGCGGCGCGCGCCCGCCACTGGCCCCACGCCATGCTGGGCGGCAGCACCCACGACACCAAACGCGGCGAGGACACCCGCGCCCGCATTCACGTGCTGTCCGAACTGGCCCAGACCTGGGCCGCGTACCTCAGCCGCTGGTCGCCGCTGATTCGCGGCCTGGAAACGGAACTGGACCTGGGCCCGGCCCCCACCCGGCTGGACACCTACGTGTTCCTGCAAAACGCCCTGGGCGCCTACCCGCTGAACGGCAACCTGGACGGCTTTGCGGAGCGCCTGAGTGCGTACATGCTCAAAGCCGCCCGCGAGGCCAAGCTGCGCACCAGCTGGGCCGCCCCCGACGCCGACTACGAGGCTGCCCTGGACCGGCTGGTGCGCGGCCTGCTGGACAGCGGCGACTTTCCGGCCTCGCTGCGCGAACTGCATGAGCGCGTCAGCCCCTACGGCGCGCAAAACAGCCTCTCGGCGACCCTGGTGCGCCTGACGGCCCCCGGCGTGCCGGACACCTACCAGGGCAGCGAGGGCTGGAACCAGAGCCTGGTGGACCCGGACAACCGCCGCCCCGTGGACTACGCCGCCCTGGCCCGCACCCTGGGCCGCCTGGAACGCGGCGGCGCAGGCACCGACCCCGCCCGGCTGCTGGCCCGCTACGAGACGGGGGACGTGAAGGTGATGGTCACCCACGCGGCCCTGCGCGCCCGCGCCGAGCGCCCGGAACTGTTCCGGTACGGCAGCTACGCCGCGCTGGGCGGCGGACGCCACGTCCTGGGCTTCGTGCGCGAACATGAGGGCCAGCGCGCCCTGACCGTGGCCCCGCGCCTGACCCTGAGCCTCACCCGCGAGCGTGCGCCGTGGGCCCTGGGCGGGGTGTGGGGCAACCGCCAGCTGACCCTGCCCGCCGGCACCTACCGCAACGCCCTGACCGGCGAGCGCCTGCGCGTGCGCGGCGACAAGACCCCGCTGGCCAAGATTCTGGAGGACTTCCCACTGGCCCTCCTGCTGAGCGAGTAG